The DNA sequence atccaacggtcggaccctcacagatcacctagaggatcatctttaccgatttataagatgatccaacggtcggatcctcacggatcgcccttaggttcatcctctcaaaattatacgaagatccaacggtcggatcacctggaggatcatctttaccgatttatatgatgatccaacggtcagatcctcacggattgcccttagtttcatcctctcaaaattatacgacgatccaacagtcagatcctcacggatcacctagatgatcatctttatcgatttatacgatgatccaacggtcagatcctcacagattgcccttaggttcatcctctcaaaactatacaaagatccaacggttggatcttcCCGGATcaaccttagaatcatcctcataaaattatatgacgatccaacggtcggatcctcacgaatcgccttttgaatcatctttgcacaattatacgaagatcgaacggttggatcgtcacggatctccttttgaatcatctttttaCAATTATACAAatatccaactgtcggatcctcatgggaataagaaaaattacaaaaatgtaaaaatgccctggctgaaaaaaaaaaaaaaaattaatggggaacccgtatgggtaatgggaaatgAGTTTTTGGTAAGAATTTtgagttaacgggttccaatgggtttagcccgcaaaacTCGTTAATTTGCAGGTTTTTTGCGTGCAGGCTTTTTTTAGCCAGAATTAATAAACGGGCGGGTTTGTGCGGATTTTTAGCATGCGGATAtagtgcgggtttgcgggttacggGTTTAAATGCCAGGCCTACTTGGGGCGTACAAATTATCACGATTTACAGTACATCAGCTCTCTTATACACGCATGCTCATTTGATGCAATTAGTTCAATCAGGATTTAAGATATAAAATGCACAATTCATTATGGATTAACACTACccaaaaatttcaacaatttgcTTCAACCTCCAATCTCCCTTGCTCCAGAAAACACTCTCAAACTCACTAGGGCTGTTGTTTTTGCCAATATGTTCTAAAATAATGTAAAATCTGGCTCAAGAAAGGGAGACGAGGGTGATCAAGTGGAACAATAAGCACTCACACATCATAGcaaagttaatatatatatatatatatatatatatatgtaacataAAAGAGCCACGTTTTTTATTTGGTATAACAATAGGTATTAACCATCATTTGTCATTACTGGATTTGTTGAACAGATGAAACAACTTCTTCAATGTTCTGAAATTTTCTCCTCTCCTTAAGAATCAGCTTTGCAAACTCCAGTGCCCGTCGCTCACAGCATGCTCTCTTGCTAGCATCAGTGATTGATTCAAAATCTTCGACATGTGCCACACCAACAATTCTCCTGCAAATAGTAAAACAAAGTTAAGCTATTAAATCAACAGTTTCCAGAAAGAACTCAAAGATTAGAAATCTGACGGATAACCCACACAAGCTATATATGGTAAAAACATGCATTGTATCCATCTATCTATTAGTCTGTCTTTTCTAGTAAACAATTCTTCAACATGAAAGCCTGCCAGAAACTgataaagaaacaaatgaagAAGACTGGAGCTTGAGAGATATTATGGGAAGCGCCAGAGCAAAATGTTAAAACTTCtggaaaaattacaaaaataaatagACCTAAGAAATTGTATGGATGAAGAAAACATAGGGTCTATCTTACCTTATCATTTTCGCAGCACCAAATCCAAGGGTGTCATGAAGCAATTCTTTAATATATTTGTCTTGTACAAGCTGTTGAAGCTCAGAGTTGTTATAAATTGCAGGAAGATACGCGTCACCAGCATCTTTGTTTGCATCCCATAGTGCAATAAATTTTCTGTGAAAAAGGTTCCATGTATTTTGAATTATCCTCAAAATCCAAGCCTTGTATGCCTGCACCACAAAGCAAATCTAATATGAGACCCTAAGACCCACACAACAAACGAACAATATGAAATAGCAAGTCAGATTATGGGTTCATGACGCAGCACATTATTACATCTAACGTGTTTCTGACAACATCCGGACATTGTAACAAACTAATTGAATTTTGGTTGACTGCACAACACATCATGAGTCAAATGCCAACTTTAGCAAGTATGCAATTTTGGATAAATTGACCTTAACCAATAACAATAAACAAAATTTCTCATCTACCCAAATAACATCCAAAAATCCACAAAGTGCTAAAAGTACAAAGACAGCCCAAATAAGTCCAAATACAGCAGTGGGAGCTAAGAGCACTCTCACAGACTATCAAAATGTAAATGACCAGCTCTACATCTACTCCTATTCAAATGTCAATATTACAAATAACTCATTTTCTGTCTAATTCCAACTGCCAAGTGCATGATCACTGATAACGAAGACTAAATTCTGTTATCGAATATTGAAAACGTTCTccaaccttttcttttcttttctttataaaGTACAAAATTTCTTAACTAAGTCAAGACAGtcagatttttattttattatctgAAGAGGGAGCCTTCTCCAAAGATTTTAGTTTAATATAGTTTTGTTCTTCAACCTGAACACTCATAGTACAGAGATGATTCAACAGTGAGATTCATGCTTATGCTCAAACATGTCCCAAAAGTTGATAATATGTTTAGGGTACAACTAAGCAAATGGATGGTACTCCATGATCACATCTCCATATAACAAAAACTACTTACGAACATGAACACTATAACTCATACAGGGAAGTGATAACTAGACTCTTTTGCATAAACCATAACTGAATGTGCTCAAGTCAGGTGAGAGTATTTGTACTTGATAGTTTCTATAATTGAAAATGAATTAATAGAATTCCAGTAGTATATATAACCATCTATTTATCTATCAAGGAATATaacaccaacaaaaaaaaaaaatatatatatatatatatatatctaagaATAGATTAAATAGTATGCAAACGACAGATACCAAACTGCAAAAAACTACTCATGCCTTATCGAGCATGTTATGACATTTTAAAATTGGTTTATTCTGCAGCAGTAAATGCTAATCACAATAAAGGTTGGAACGAAACGACTTTAATCATTAGTAAAGCTGATGTCAACGAGGGCACGACTGAAAAAATTAAAACCCCGAGCTCGAGGGCAGGATTATCCGATAAGAAGATCCACCTGTCATATAACTATTGTGTTGAAAGATATATCTGTAGATGAACAACTAGAAAGAGATAAAAGGTCATCAAcaagggcaaaaaaaaaaaagaagctgaaAATAACAAGGAATATGATCAAACactgaaataaaaataaataaattaacaaataaataaaactaagaAATAATGATAAAGAGACAATAGACAACCACATACTTTTCGATCATTTTGTTCATCAGCATGCCCATCTTGTGCAAAGAAAGCCAAAATCAAGTTTCCCAGAAAAGCTCCAATATCAAAACCTATTGGTCCATAAAATGCAAATTCTGGATCTATAACTTGAGTTGAATCAGGAGTCACCATTACAGAACCAGTGTGAAGATCCCCATGTATTAGGGCTTGGGCTCTCTCACAGAACCTAAAGAAAAAGCAACTTGATCAGTCAGAAAACTTGATGCCAGTCAAAGCGAGGAGCTAATAGAAGATATTTCTACAAACAGCTGTGCTACAAGGGGGAGCAATGGCAACTTCATCATTCATATGAAATTCGACAATGATACTAAGATGAGATAGTTTCATTACAAAGATTTCAACTCAGCAACTTCAAGCTTCAAAGCATTGTCCTCTCGCACAGCCTCAGCATCAGAATCAAGATAAGGAGAAGTCCAGCGGTTATATTCAGATACTTTGTAAGGGTCAGAGAAAACAACTTGCTCAGTGAGCCTGCATAACTCCACATTTCCACAAAATTCAGCAACTGCAGAAAGTGCACATGCAGATGAGTTAATAAGAAATAGAAGGTAAACTtcatttcaaaacaaaaaaaaaaaaaaaaggaattccTTGTGAGGGAAAATTCAGAATAAAGTCCATTGTCAGCTGAAACGTTCCCATATCTTAAAAAGAACTAAGCTAAATTCAATTAAAAACTAATACTCAACTGATACTAATTTTAATAAGAG is a window from the Rosa chinensis cultivar Old Blush chromosome 2, RchiOBHm-V2, whole genome shotgun sequence genome containing:
- the LOC112189893 gene encoding methylthioribose kinase; protein product: MAFSEFQPLNDKSLVDYIKATPSLSSKLKDHLDNLTIKEVGDGNLNFVFIVVGSHGSFVIKQALPYIRCIGESWPMTKERAYFEALALREHGCLSPDHVPEVYHFDRTMSLIGMRYLEPPHIILRKGLIAGIEYPLLADHMSDYMARTLFYTSLLYRNTIDHKKAVAEFCGNVELCRLTEQVVFSDPYKVSEYNRWTSPYLDSDAEAVREDNALKLEVAELKSLFCERAQALIHGDLHTGSVMVTPDSTQVIDPEFAFYGPIGFDIGAFLGNLILAFFAQDGHADEQNDRKAYKAWILRIIQNTWNLFHRKFIALWDANKDAGDAYLPAIYNNSELQQLVQDKYIKELLHDTLGFGAAKMIRRIVGVAHVEDFESITDASKRACCERRALEFAKLILKERRKFQNIEEVVSSVQQIQ